From one Lycium ferocissimum isolate CSIRO_LF1 chromosome 5, AGI_CSIRO_Lferr_CH_V1, whole genome shotgun sequence genomic stretch:
- the LOC132056589 gene encoding probable (S)-N-methylcoclaurine 3'-hydroxylase isozyme 2, whose product MEYTLPASFLFLLPFFLLILKQFIPKSRNLPPGPRPWPAIGNILQIGKKPHISMAEFAKIHGPLISVRLGTQLVIVASSPDSATEILKTQDRLLAARSVPKAAPYEPSNIDQHSIIWSSDLTNHWKFLRAFCRTHLFSPKAIESQAAMREKKMSKMIEFLRSRKGKTVKISEILFGTVLNTLRNLFFSSDLCDLDYEGNTSGIKHVIRKYVELGAMPNISDFYPVFDALDMQGLRKQAKIYQDQLINIWSDFVKEKRQAINRENQDFLDVMIDGGFSDLKINMLLIELIAAGSDTTTSTIEWAMAELLRNKDAMHKLRAELRSKIGGKDIITESNISELPYLAACVKETLRIHPATPFLIPRRAPETCKIMNYTIPKNSRLFVNGWAIGHDPKTWEDPLSFRPERFLDSNVDFRGQHFEFIPFGAGRRICPGLPFARQQVHLILASLIHYFEWSLPNGEDPMQLDMEEKFGVTLQKEKPLLVVPI is encoded by the exons ATGGAGTATACTCTGCCAGCATCCTTCCTTTTCTTGCTTCCATTCTTCTTACTCATCCTCAAACAATTCATACCAAAATCTCGAAATCTTCCACCAGGACCTCGACCATGGCCAGCAATAGGAAATATTCTCCAGATTGGGAAAAAGCCTCATATTTCCATGGCAGAATTTGCAAAAATTCATGGCCCCTTGATTTCTGTAAGGCTGGGAACTCAGCTGGTTATCGTTGCTTCATCCCCTGATTCTGCAACCGAAATCCTCAAGACTCAAGATCGTCTGCTCGCAGCACGGTCTGTGCCTAAAGCTGCTCCATATGAACCCTCTAATATTGATCAACACTCAATTATCTGGTCCAGTGATTTGACCAATCACTGGAAGTTCCTACGGGCATTTTGTCGGACACATTTGTTCTCGCCCAAAGCGATCGAGTCACAGGCTGCTATGAGGGAGAAAAAAATGTCTAAAATGATAGAATTTCTAAGGTCCAGGAAAGGGAAAACAGTGAAGATTTCTGAAATTCTGTTTGGTACGGTTTTGAACACGTTGCGGAACCTTTTCTTTTCAAGCGATTTATGTGATTTGGATTATGAAGGGAACACCAGTGGGATCAAACATGTTATTAGAAAATATGTAGAATTGGGAGCTATGCCAAATATATCGGACTTCTATCCTGTATTTGATGCTCTGGATATGCAGGGTTTGAGAAAGCAGGCTAAGATATATCAGGATCAATTGATCAACATCTGGAGTGATTTTGTGAAGGAAAAAAGGCAGGCAATTAAtcgtgaaaatcaagattttttggATGTCATGATTGATGGTGGATTCTCAGATTTAAAGATCAATATGTTATTGATA GAACTAATCGCTGCGGGTAGTGACACTACTACCTCAACAATTGAATGGGCAATGGCAGAACTGCTAAGAAACAAGGACGCTATGCACAAACTTCGAGCTGAGCTCCGAAGTAAGATAGGGGGCAAAGATATTATCACAGAATCAAACATCAGTGAACTTCCATACTTGGCTGCTTGTGTAAAGGAGACATTGCGAATCCATCCGGCTACACCCTTTTTGATTCCTCGTCGTGCTCCTGAGACGTGTAAGATTATGAATTACACCATCCCAAAGAACTCGAGGTTGTTTGTGAACGGTTGGGCAATAGGGCACGACCCTAAGACGTGGGAAGATCCATTATCTTTCAGGCCCGAGCGATTTCTTGACTCCAATGTGGACTTCAGGGGTCAACATTTTGAGTTTATACCATTTGGTGCAGGTAGGAGAATATGCCCTGGCTTACCCTTTGCTAGACAACAGGTTCACTTGATTTTAGCTAGTTTGATCCATTACTTT
- the LOC132056588 gene encoding probable (S)-N-methylcoclaurine 3'-hydroxylase isozyme 2: MEYSLPASYLILIPLFLLILKQLIPKSLNLPPGPRPWPVLGNILQIGKKPHISMAKFAKIHGPLISVRLGTQLVVVASSPVSATEVLKTQDRLLSARSVPKVATHELSIIDQHSIVFSSDLSNHWKFLRAFCRTHLFSSKAVESQVALREKKVSEMIESLRSRKGDTVKISEFLFGTVLNTLGNLFFSKDLCDLDYEGNTSGIKDVIRKFVELGATPNISDFYPIFDALDIQGLRKQTKIYENQLINIWSDFVKEKKQAINRGSSSKIQDFLDVMIDSGFSDLKINMLLAELIAAGSDTTTSTVEWAMAELLRNKDAMDKLQAELISKIGANDIITESSISELPYLAACVKETLRIHPPTPFLIPRRAPETCRIMNYTIPKNSRLLVNVWAIGRDSKTWEDPLSFRPERFLDSNVDFRGQDFEFIPFGAGRRICPGLPFAGQIVHLILASLAHYFEWSLPNGEDPMQLNMEEKFGVTLQKEKPLLVVPI; the protein is encoded by the exons GTATTCTCTGCCAGCATCCTACCTTATCTTGATACCACTCTTCTTACTCATCCTCAAACAACTCATACCAAAATCTCTAAACCTTCCACCAGGGCCTCGACCATGGCCAGTGCTAGGAAATATTCTCCAAATTGGGAAAAAGCCTCATATTTCCATGGCAAAGTTTGCCAAAATACATGGCCCATTGATTTCTGTCAGGCTTGGAACTCAACTAGTTGTGGTAGCTTCATCCCCTGTTTCTGCAACCGAAGTTCTTAAGACTCAAGATCGTCTGCTTTCAGCCAGGTCTGTGCCTAAAGTTGCTACGCATGAACTCTCTATTATTGATCAACACTCAATTGTCTTTTCCAGTGATTTAAGCAATCACTGGAAGTTTTTACGCGCATTTTGTCGAACTCATTTATTCTCATCCAAAGCGGTTGAGTCACAGGTTGCTTTAAGGGAGAAAAAAGTGTCTGAAATGATAGAATCTCTAAGGTCCAGGAAGGGGGATACCGTGAAGATATCTGAATTTCTGTTTGGTACAGTTTTGAACACGTTAGGGAACCTTTTCTTTTCGAAGGATTTATGTGATTTGGATTATGAAGGGAATACTAGTGGGATCAAAGATGTTATTAGGAAATTTGTAGAATTGGGAGCTACGCCAAATATATCAGACTTCTATCCTATATTTGATGCTCTGGATATTCAAGGTTTGAGAAAGCAGACTAAAATATATGAGAATCAATTGATCAACATCTGGAGTGATTTTGTCAAGGAAAAAAAGCAGGCAATTAATCGTGGGAGTTCCAGtaaaattcaagattttttGGATGTCATGATTGATAGTGGATTCTCGGATTTAAAGATCAATATGTTATTGGCG GAATTAATTGCTGCAGGTAGTGACACCACTACCTCAACAGTTGAATGGGCCATGGCAGAACTGCTAAGGAACAAGGACGCTATGGACAAACTTCAAGCTGAGCTCATAAGTAAGATAGGGGCCAATGATATTATCACAGAATCAAGCATCAGTGAACTTCCATATTTGGCTGCTTGTGTCAAGGAGACATTGCGAATCCATCCGCCTACACCTTTCTTGATTCCTCGTCGTGCTCCTGAGACGTGTAGGATTATGAATTACACCATCCCAAAGAACTCTAGGTTGCTTGTGAATGTTTGGGCGATAGGGCGCGACTCTAAAACATGGGAAGATCCATTATCTTTCAGGCCCGAGCGCTTTCTTGACTCCAATGTGGACTTCAGGGGTCAAGACTTTGAATTCATACCATTTGGTGCAGGGAGGAGAATATGCCCTGGCTTACCCTTTGCTGGACAAATAGTTCACTTGATTTTAGCTAGTTTGGCCCATTACTTTGAGTGGTCACTTCCCAACGGTGAGGATCCAATGCAGCTAAATATGGAAGAAAAGTTTGGTGTTACTCTACAGAAAGAAAAGCCTCTACTAGTTGTCCCTATATAA